TGCCTAACGGCCTTGGAACGCTACGGGCCGCAGGGGGAGTTGCTCCAGGCGGATATGCCGGCCATTCTGGAGGTGTTGAGCCAAGCCAGTGGCGGACGGATGACGGGTTACCTGCTGGTGGTGGACCTGCCGGAGGACCAGCCCTTAACGGGGGCGGCGGGAACAAGCTCGGTAAGGGGTTTCTGGGGTGTTGGGGAGCGCTGGCAGTTCACAAACTGGCTGCCCCAGGGGCCATCAATGCTAAAATGACACCAGAATGGACTGGGAATCGAAGAGTCACGATGGCGTGGTTGTTTTGGACGCAGTCCCAATCAGTGTTAGGGGGTGGAAATTGATGCGATAGATGGGCTTGCCATAGCAGCCTGAGCTATACATCCTTTAAATTTTTTGAGAAATTATCAACTGCGATGGCTTGAGCTGCAGGGTATTTGGGGGTTCGGATTTGCCTTTTCGGCTGTCCATCACCGGACACCAAGGATACCCAAGCAGCTGAGAAATGTTTAGGTTTATCGGGGAGGAATAGTTTATGGTGTGGCAGGGCGCCTGGGCGGCGTTGTTAGATGCGTCGTTGGTGGCTTTTGTGTCGCAAATCTACGCGATGCTGACGAAGGTTTTGGGGCCGCTGACTTTGAATTGGTTAGAGGGTGTGATGGCCCTGGGGATGTTGCTCCTGACGTTAGGGCTGCAACGGGAACCCTGGCCGGCGGTAGCCCCGGATACGTGACTGGCTTTGGCCTTAAGCGGCATCCTGGGGATTGGTATCGGTGATACGGCTTTTTTGCAGGCGCTGCCTACCCTGGGGGTGTCCCAAACCCTGGTGATGGATAAACTGTCGCCGGTGGTAGTGACGCTGCTGGCCTGGTGGACGCTGGGGGAACGGTTGCAGCCGATGCAACTGCTGGGGATGGCCTTGACGGTGCTCGGGGTCATCCTGGCGGTGACAGAACCCCTGACGATGGGGGGGAAACGGCGGCGTTTCTGGCAGGGGTTGGCCTGGGGTAGCCTGTATGCTCTGGCCCAGGGGGCAAGTGTGGTGTTGGCGCGGGCGGCTCTGGCAGGGTCGGACATCAGTCCTCGGTGGAGCGCCACCATCAGCTTGACAGCGGGGTTGCTGGTCCTAAGCTGGGGGTTGCGCCGGAACGCCTGGGACATCCGACGCCTGCCGCTGAAATGGTTACCGGTGATTGCGATGACCGCTTTTTTGAGTACTTATCTGGGGTTATGGCTCCAACAGTTGGCCTTGAAATGGATGCCGGCGGGGATTGCCCAGACCCTCAGCAGCACCAGTCCCCTGTTTGGCCTGTTGTGGGCTTGGGCTGGTGGGGAACCGGTCAGCCGCCGGTCTTGGCTGGGGGTGGCTTTGGCCCTGGTGGGCTGTAGCTTGGTTTTGCCGTAATCCCTTGCCTTGCTAACCCAGACCTGGGAGAGGCCTGATTTCCTGTTGTTTACAATCGTTTACAGTTGGGGTGAATTGGGTTCGGGGGGTTGGTGGTGCTCTGGCGGGGTGAGTGGGCAGCGCTGGCGGCGGCATTTTTATGGGCGGCTATGTCCCGAGTGTACGCCGGCTGGGGAAAGGTCTTTGCGCCCCTGTTGCTGAATTGGCTCAAGGGGGTGATGGCCCTGGGGATGTTTGTCCTCACCCTGGCGCTGCGGGGAGAATCCTGGCCGGTGTTGTCCTGGGAAACCTGGTTGGGGTTGGCCCTGAGTGGCGTTTTGGGGATTGGCATCGGGGATACGGCCTTTTTCGCCGCCTTGAACTCCCTGGGGGTGCAGCGGACGTTGCTGATGGATACTTTGTCGCCGGTGCTGGTGACGCTGGTGGCCTGGTTGGTGCTGGGGGAAGGGGTGCGACCGCTCCAGTTGGGGGGGATCGGCTTGACGGTGACGGGGGTGGCCCTGGTGGTGACGGAGCGGCCCGTAACGGTGCGGGAGCGGTTTCACCTGTGGCCGGGGTTGGCTTGGGGGCTGTTGTTTTCCTTGTCCCAGGCGCTGGGGGTGGTGCTGTCCCGCTGGGCGTTGGCGGCTTCCCCGGTGACCCCCCTGTGGAGTACGACGGTCCGCCTGGCGGCCGGGGTGGCGGTGCTGAGCCTGGGGGTACGGCGACCGGTGTGCGCCCGGGGCTGGTGGGCCATTCGCAAACGACCGGCCTGGTTACTCAGCATCGGGGGCACGGCTTTTTTGAGTACCTATGCGGGCATCTGGCTGCAACAGACGGCTCTGAAGTGGGCGCCGGCGGGGATTGTCCAGACCCTGAGTAGTACCAGTCCCCTATTTGCCCTGTTGCTGGCCTGGGTCTGGGGGGAACGGGTTAGCTACCGCTCCTGGCTGGGGGTGGCCTTGGCGATTAGCGGTTGCGCGTGGTTGTTTCAGGGGGCCTAGGACAATTGCACCTGCTGGGACAGCCGCGCCAGGATTTGGGGTTTGAGGCGCTCGTACTCCCGCCGCAGCAGTTCCTTGCTCAGGTCAGGGGCCGGGGCCAAGCGGGACAGTTGCCCTTGGTCGGCCCAGTCTTGCAATAAGGGGCGTTGGGCCGGAGCAATGGCCACCTCCAGGCGATGGCGAAACTTACTCGGATCCTCCAGGCTGAACAGCAGCAGGTAATAATGCCCGATTTCCGCCAGACAGCGACAGATTTCTTGACCCTCTGGCCGGTGCAAATCCAGGTAGCAGGGCAGCCAGCGGGGGTCTTGATTCACCTGGTACAGGGCCGTAATCCACAACACCATCGGGTGGGGCGCTGGCGTAAAGATGAACTGGTTATAGCAGCGATTCAACACCCGTTGGTTGATTTCCGCCTCTGGCAGCATCGCCCAAAGACTGGGAATGTAGGACGACCCCACCGGAATGCGCCTGGGAAAAACGATTTTTTGGATGGGTTTGTCCTTGGGCCAACTCAGGAGTTCCCAGGCCTCGGCAGACCGCTCTAGACTGGGGCCAGTGGCCACCTGGGGATGGTAGGTGTGGTCGTGGGCTAGGCCACCGGTAGGTATGACCGGCGTTGGCGGTCGCAGGCTTTGTTCCACCCGCTCCAGGGCCTGGATCACCTCCCCCATATGGGTGGGACGGTCGCGGGGGTCCTTGGCCAGGCAATGGTAGATCAGGCGTTCCAGTTCCGGGTTCTTGGGCAATTTGGGGTTGATGGCCTGTAGCGACGGCGGCGCTTGCAGGTGGTGGGCGCGGTACCAGGCGCCAATGGATTCAACGGGGGCTTGGATCGGCACTTGCCCCGTGAGCATTTCAAACATCATCACCCCAAAGCTGTAAATATCCGAGCGCTGGTCCAGACTGCGGCCTTCGAGTTGCTCTGGGGAACAGTAGGCCAGGGTGCCGGTAAAGTGGGAGGTTTGATTGCTCTCCGGGTTCTCGTTGATAAATTTGGCAATCCCGAAATCCAGGATTTTGGCCAGCATCCCCAGCCCCGGGTCCCGCACCACAAAGATATTGCTGGGTTTGATGTCCCGGTGAATCACACTCCAGACCTGGCCGTCCACCTCGATCCCCTGGTGCGCCGCCTGCAACCCCCGGGCGATCTGCTGGGCCAAAGGCAGGAACTGCTCCAGGGGCAAGGGCTGCACGTCAATCATTTCCCGCAGGCTTTCCCCCTGGAGGTACTCCATCACGTAAAAGGGCAATTCGCTCTCCTCGTCCACCCCGTAGTCCGTCACCCGCACAATGTGAATGCTTTTGTTGCCGAGCAGGGCGCAGGCCCGGGCTTCGCTGGCAAAGCGTTGTTGACTTTTTTCATCCAGCAACGTGTGGGACAGGAATTTCACCGCCACCGGCACGCCCCCCAACACCGTATCGGCCGCCTGGTACACCTTGCCCATACTGCCCCGGCCCACGATGGCTTGTAACTTGTAACGTTTTGCCAAGAGACGACCAATCCAGGGGTCTTGCCCCTTAGTACTCATCCCCCCATCCCCTCCACCGATGCCCCATGCTTTCCTCCCCCGGCTATCATTCCTATCCTACACAAACCCCTGTTCCGGCATCGAGGTTTGCTGACAGGTGGGCGTCTCCGCCAAACCGTAATTGTAGAGAAACGTGCGCAAGCGGTCATAGCGGCTCCCCCACACCTGAACCGGCGGCGCCTGCGGTTGGAGCTGTACCGGAACCGGCTCGAGCCAATCTGCTAAATCCACCCGCTGTAGATGTTGATAGGTCATTTCCCCTACCAGCACGTCGTAGCCCGCCGTTTTGGTCGCCGCTTCCAGGGCAAAGGCAGCGCTGACCGTCTGGCCGAGGGCCACATACTCCGTTTGCTGGGGCGATCCACCGGGCGCTACCAGAGCATAACCCGTATTGACCCCCGTCCCCAATTGCAGGGGAAACGGTAGCAAGTACTGCAAATGCAAGTTACTGGTCCCGCGGTAGAGACTCCAGAAGGCCCGCAGGATGCGCAACCAATCGGCAGCTGCTGGTTCCTTGGGGGAGTGGAACCAAGCTACCATCACCCCCCTTTCCGTGTACTGGCTGACTTGGGCGCCATAGCGCTGGGTGATTTCCCCCACCTGCCGGAACCAGGTCCCCATCACCTGGGCCACCTGTTGGTCGGGTGCCTGTTTCTCCAGCATAGCCCCGTTCCGCAGATGCAGGACCACCGCCGTCATCAAACAGCGGGTTTTGATAGCCGACGTGGTGGGGGCATCACCGCCAGCCAGTCCGCCAGAGGCCAAGAGCAACTGCATCCGCACCTGGCCAAAGACCATTTCGTCCCGCTCCCGTAGCCGCACCGGCAGAGTCACCCGCCGCCCGTTGACAAACGTACCATTGCGACTGCCCAGGTCCACGACATAGAACGCCTCGTTGTTCCGCCGTTGGATCAGGGCATGCAGGCGGGATACCCAAGGACTGTCGAGGATAATGGCCGCCTGATTGCTCCGCCCCACCAGCCAGGTGCCGTTGCCAATCAGGACATAGCGTTCTTCCGGTTGCCCCGACGACCCCAACCGCACCAGGTAAGCCGTTGCTGGTAACACCTAACCCCCAGGGAAACGCTAGCTCTATCTTAGTCCCGGTGATACTTGACCAACACATAGGCCGTGGCGTACTCCGGCAGGCGGCGGTTGTAGGCCCAAAATTCCTGGCGACTGGCAAAAATCCCGGCCAAATAGTCCAACTGGGCCAAATTGGCAGAAAACGCTCCCCCCGTGTCGGCGATCACCCCCAGCAACCACTGGCCCGGCCCCCGTTCCAACAGCACCACCCGGCCCAGCCCCACATTCCACACATCCCCGGCCAAGGTTACCCCCGGTTGAATTTCGATCTTGTTCTCGATGGTTTGGCCGTAGCCGCGCATGGCCGTCACCTCCTGGAAATACCAATAGCGCTGCTGCTTCTCAGGGGAAACACCGGGGACAAAAGGAAGGCCATTGTGGCGGTCCACGTTGAAATAGGCCGTTGTGCCGTCGGGAAACTCCACCAGGATGGTTCCCTGGAGCAAGGCTTCCTCCAGCCCCGCCCGCGTCAGATACACCAGGGGCGTCACCTTGTGGGCATCGGGACGACCCGGGGCCAAAGCACCCGCCAGGACCTCCTGTTTGGTGTACTGCTGATGGAAGTCATCCGTGCGCCACTCCGGGCGAATCTGGTACAGGGCGTAGCGATAATCCCCCTCCGGTTGCCGGCGACCCCGATGGCGAAACACCCCATACTTGGTCAACCGCAATTGCGACCCCAACCCCTCCGCTGGACGATAGGCCCGCCAATGCCAGGCTCGGAAATGCCGACGCAAAAAATCGGGATTTTGTAAACGCAGGGGTCGCGCCTGGGTGAGGTCCTCCAGCAGCACATCAATTAAAAAATTCAGGGTTTGCGTCACCTCCTCGACTTGCACCCCCAAGGCCCCCAACAGACCCGGCCGTTGGACAACTGTATCCTGCGCCCCGTATTTCCGGAAATAGCGGCGGGTGTTGATCAACACGATCAGCAGGGCATGGGGGTCAAAACTCACCGTTCCCTTCGGCAGGGGTCGCTCCTGAAAGACCTGGTGCGGTTGTACGGGATAACGGGCCTGCCCAAACTCATCCACCACCATATACAGACCGGTCGCCGCCCCCGGTTGATGCACCATCAACGTCAGCGCCAGCGCCGTCCATCCTCCCCACCCACAACGCCCCATGCGTTTGACCGACCCCCTGCCCTAGAATCGAAATGGATTTTATTGTACGCCATCCCCACGAATCATAGACATTTGGGGTTGCGCCTGCTAAACTGCCAGCACTGGGCTATGTCAGAAACGATGGCGTCTCCTCCGCTCCCCACCATCCCGCGAGCCGTGGCCGAGGTGGTGCCGCTGCTGGTGCGTTACCGCTACGAAGCCGACGAGGCGCAAGCCACAGCGCGGGTGCAGGCCTGGGCCAAAACCTATCCAGTCGAATGGCTCCGACCGGCGGTGGTGGAAACCCTCTACCAGGCCCGTTACAAAAGCATTTCCGTCGAGCAGGTGTTGAACCTCTGGCAGCGGCAGGGACGACCCCATCTCCACTACTCCGGTGATTTTGAACGACTGGTCAGTCGCCCGAGTCCCCCTTCCCCCTACCCATCTCCGCCGCGTCTGGGACAACGTCCCTGGCTTCCCCCGGCGGTCACTGAACCCCAATATCAAAAGCTGCGGACCCTGGCGACAGCCCAACCCCTGTTGGAATCCTGATGGAACGACCGGGCGCGATTTTTCTGGATGCGGTGGGGACCCTATTCGGCGTGCGGGGGTCGGTGGGCCAGGTTTACAGCGCCTGCGCCGCCCAAATTGGTGTACAGGTGTCCCCAGAACGACTCCAGCGGGCCTTTGTGCAGGTGTTTACCCAGGCTCCCCCCCTGGCCTTCCCCACCCTACCGGCGACGGCCATTCCCCAGGCAGAGTATGACTACTGGTACCGGATTACGGAGCAGACCTTTGCCTTAGCGGGGGGCTTGGCGCAAATTCCCGACTTTGCCGCCTTTTTTCCCCGGGTGTACGCCACCTTTGCCACCGCCGACCCCTGGGAGCTCTACCCCGATGTTGTGCCGGCGTTGCAGGCTTGGCAGGCCCAGGGTATTCCGGTGGGAGTGATCTCTAACTTTGATAGCCGCCTGTACCGGGTGTTAGAGGCCTTGGGTTTGGCATCTTGGGTGCAAACGGTGACCATCTCCAGCCAGGTGGGGGCAGCCAAGCCGGCGGCACAGATTTTCCAAGCTGCCTGGCAGGCCCAGGGTCAACCGCAACCTCCCCTATGGCATATCGGCGACAGTTGGGAGGCAGACGTACTTGGAGCCCGCTCGGTGGGCTGGCGGGGGATTCATCTTTGCCGCCAGGGTCCCTCCCCCGGGGCGGATGCCATACGGTGCTTGACGGATTTAATCGAGCAGTAGGCCACAACCCCCAGCGGGACGCCTCAGCTTGCCGACATTTCTACCGAGAGGTTAGTCTGGGAGGTGAGCCGGTCCCCAACCGGTCGGGCCGCCCGCACCGCCTTGAACATGCCAAACCGGCACAGCCCGGCCCCAAACGCCCAGCGCATCAGCAAAAACGTCGGCACTTCCCGCAGGGATTTCACCAGCCCCACCAGGCCAAAGCGCAGGATGCCCTCCGGTCGCGCTACCCCCTGCCAAACGCTATCCAGCCAAGATGGCAAGGTCGCCCGCGTCCAATCCGCCGTAACCACTTCCCCGGCCACCAGCCCCGTCGCCGTCAGCGCCTCCGCGAAACCCTCGATGCTGGCAAAGGCCGGATGGGACCATTGGTCCAGCAACTGCCGCATCACCCATCGCTCCAGGAAATTCAGGGGTTTTTGCCGGTCATCCCGCTGGTTCCAGTCCGCCACCACCAAAATGCCCCCCGGTTTCAACACCCGCATCAGTTCGTTGGCGAAGCGTTGCTTATCCGGGATGTGCGGCCCCGCTTCGATACACCAAACCACATCAAAACTTTCATCGGCAAAAGGCAAAGCCAGCGCATCCGCCACCAAAAACTGCACCGGCAAATCCGGAGGCGTCAGTTCCTGCGCCCGGCGCACCTGCTGGGGACTCAGGGTGATGCCGGTGACCACAAAACCATAATCCCGCGCCAGGATACGACTGCTGCCCCCGATACCACAGCCCACATCCAGCACCGTCGTCCCCGGAGGCAACCGGTCTAACCCCGCCCAGCGCACCATCTCGTGCACAAAATCCACCTTAGCCTGGCGGAAATCCTTGCGCCGGGGCGGGTCGCCGTAGTGTCCCAGGTGAATGTGCTCGCCCCAGTAAAACTCCAAAATACCGTCCCGCGTCCAGTTGTCGTAGGATTGGGCCACCGACGCTGGTGATTTATACTTGCGGGGAAAGAGCAAATATAAAACCAGACCAATGATTAAAAGGGCAATCAGAATGCTGATGCTCAGCAGAAAAAACCGGAACATAGAGCCAGACGGGATGCAAAGCCTTAGTTAGTGTAGCATTCTGGGGAAATTAACGGCGGGGATCATCCTCAATGGCCAAACCGGGGCATCTATACGTTGTTATTACAGATCACGGGTTAGGGCATGTGACACGCACCCTGGCTATCCTGGCGGAGCTGCGGCGCCATCGGCCAGACCTCCACCTCACCCTAGTGACAACCGTCCCCCAGACGGATTTGGCCGCTTACCTGCCCTTGCCCTTTACCCATCGTCCCGTGGCCTTGGATGTGGGGGTGATCCAAACCGACAGCCTGAGCCAGGATATAGCGGCGACCCAGCGGGCGTTAATCGCGCTCCAGACCCGGGCCGTGGACCTGGTTGCCCAGGAGGTGGCCCACATCCAGCGTACCGGCGTTGATCTCATCTTTGCCGACATTCCGGCCCTGGCGGGGGTGATTGCCCACCAAGCTGGGGTTCCCTGTGTCATGTCGGGCAATTTCGGCTGGGATTTTATTTACCGGCAGTGGGGGGGCGAGTTTGTGGCCCTGGCGGAGCAGTATGCCCAGGGGTATCGCTACTGTGACCATCTGTTCCGGGTGCCCTTTTGCGAGGCGATGGCCAGTTTTCCCCGCCTGACGGATGTGGGGTTGACTGGCCAATGGCCCCGCTTTGCCCCCGAGGTGGTGCGGGAAACCCTAGACATCCCTACGCCGCCGGAGCGCACGGTGTTATTGGCCTTCGGGGGATTCGGGTTGCGGCACGTTCCCTATGAGGCCCTCAGCCGTTTTGCCGACTGGTGTTTCCTGACGTTTGACCCCCAGGCGCCCCCCCTGCCCAATCTGCGGCCTTGCCACCAGACCCCCTACCGGCCCGTGGATGTGATGCCCCTGTGTGGCCAGGTGGTTACCAAGCCGGGCTACAGCACCTACTCCGAAGCCTACCGCCTGGGGTTGCCCATTTATTCCTTGGAGCGCCAAGGGTTTGCCGAAGCCGATCTGCTGTTGCAGGGTCTCCAGAAGTACTGCCACCATCGGATTATTTCCCTGGCGGATTTCCACGCCCATCCCTGGGAATTCCTAACCCTTGATCCCTGTCCGCCCCAAACCGACGACCGGCTGGCCACCGACGGCAACCAAACCATCGCCCAGGCGCTACTGCAGTACCTGAACGGTTGAAACGGGTGCGACTCGGTGGTCCGACGGAAATCAGAACCTGCTATTTACAATCTTTAATATCGGCAAAAACCAAGGCGGCAGTCACCCCGGTCATGGCAGTCAGGGGTTGGTTGGAAAAACAGGGCAGGGAGGTTACCCGCTGGCTGGGGGTGGGAGCGGCAGTGGTGGCCCTGGCGGCCATGGGGTTCTGGTTCTACGGCCGGCGTCGTCCCCAGATGCTCGACCTGGATGCCCTGACCGTTCCGGTTACCCGCCGCGATCTCATGGTGCGCATCCCCGCCAGCGGCCGTATCGAACCCCGGCAGCGGGTCAATCTCAGTCCCAAAACGCCGGGGCAACTGGTGGCGTTGTATGTGCAACAGGGGGACCGGGTGGCCGCCGGACAAGTCATCGCCCGGATGGATGACGCCGAATTACAAGCCCGTAGACAACAGGCCCTGGCTAATTTGGCCCAAGCCCAAGCCCGCTTAGCCGAGTTAAAGCGGGGCAATCGTCCCGAAGAAATCGCCCAGGCCCAAGCCCAGGTGCAAGCCGCCCAAGCCCGTTACGAACTGGCCCGCCAGCGCCGCCAACGCAACGAAGACCTGTTTCGCCAGGGGGCCATTGCCCTCGATACCCTGGAAGCTGCCCGCGCCGAAGAAAGCACTGCCCTAGCCACTCTCCAGGAAGCCCAGCGCCGGTGGGAACTGTTCCAAGCCGGCAACCGACCCGAGGTGATTGCCCAAGCCCAGGCCCAGGTAGCCGCCGCCCAGGCCCAACTGCGCACGATCGAAGTCCAAATTGCCGACACCCTCATCCGCGCCCCCTTTGCCGGCATCATCACCCAGCGCTACGCCTCGGTGGGGTCCTTCGTCACCCCCAGTAGCTTTGCCTCCAGCACCGCCTCCGCCACCTC
This DNA window, taken from Gloeomargarita sp. SRBZ-1_bins_9, encodes the following:
- a CDS encoding DMT family transporter produces the protein MALSGILGIGIGDTAFLQALPTLGVSQTLVMDKLSPVVVTLLAWWTLGERLQPMQLLGMALTVLGVILAVTEPLTMGGKRRRFWQGLAWGSLYALAQGASVVLARAALAGSDISPRWSATISLTAGLLVLSWGLRRNAWDIRRLPLKWLPVIAMTAFLSTYLGLWLQQLALKWMPAGIAQTLSSTSPLFGLLWAWAGGEPVSRRSWLGVALALVGCSLVLP
- a CDS encoding EamA family transporter, with amino-acid sequence MLWRGEWAALAAAFLWAAMSRVYAGWGKVFAPLLLNWLKGVMALGMFVLTLALRGESWPVLSWETWLGLALSGVLGIGIGDTAFFAALNSLGVQRTLLMDTLSPVLVTLVAWLVLGEGVRPLQLGGIGLTVTGVALVVTERPVTVRERFHLWPGLAWGLLFSLSQALGVVLSRWALAASPVTPLWSTTVRLAAGVAVLSLGVRRPVCARGWWAIRKRPAWLLSIGGTAFLSTYAGIWLQQTALKWAPAGIVQTLSSTSPLFALLLAWVWGERVSYRSWLGVALAISGCAWLFQGA
- a CDS encoding serine/threonine-protein kinase; protein product: MSTKGQDPWIGRLLAKRYKLQAIVGRGSMGKVYQAADTVLGGVPVAVKFLSHTLLDEKSQQRFASEARACALLGNKSIHIVRVTDYGVDEESELPFYVMEYLQGESLREMIDVQPLPLEQFLPLAQQIARGLQAAHQGIEVDGQVWSVIHRDIKPSNIFVVRDPGLGMLAKILDFGIAKFINENPESNQTSHFTGTLAYCSPEQLEGRSLDQRSDIYSFGVMMFEMLTGQVPIQAPVESIGAWYRAHHLQAPPSLQAINPKLPKNPELERLIYHCLAKDPRDRPTHMGEVIQALERVEQSLRPPTPVIPTGGLAHDHTYHPQVATGPSLERSAEAWELLSWPKDKPIQKIVFPRRIPVGSSYIPSLWAMLPEAEINQRVLNRCYNQFIFTPAPHPMVLWITALYQVNQDPRWLPCYLDLHRPEGQEICRCLAEIGHYYLLLFSLEDPSKFRHRLEVAIAPAQRPLLQDWADQGQLSRLAPAPDLSKELLRREYERLKPQILARLSQQVQLS
- a CDS encoding FHA domain-containing protein — translated: MLPATAYLVRLGSSGQPEERYVLIGNGTWLVGRSNQAAIILDSPWVSRLHALIQRRNNEAFYVVDLGSRNGTFVNGRRVTLPVRLRERDEMVFGQVRMQLLLASGGLAGGDAPTTSAIKTRCLMTAVVLHLRNGAMLEKQAPDQQVAQVMGTWFRQVGEITQRYGAQVSQYTERGVMVAWFHSPKEPAAADWLRILRAFWSLYRGTSNLHLQYLLPFPLQLGTGVNTGYALVAPGGSPQQTEYVALGQTVSAAFALEAATKTAGYDVLVGEMTYQHLQRVDLADWLEPVPVQLQPQAPPVQVWGSRYDRLRTFLYNYGLAETPTCQQTSMPEQGFV
- a CDS encoding HAD-IA family hydrolase, which produces MERPGAIFLDAVGTLFGVRGSVGQVYSACAAQIGVQVSPERLQRAFVQVFTQAPPLAFPTLPATAIPQAEYDYWYRITEQTFALAGGLAQIPDFAAFFPRVYATFATADPWELYPDVVPALQAWQAQGIPVGVISNFDSRLYRVLEALGLASWVQTVTISSQVGAAKPAAQIFQAAWQAQGQPQPPLWHIGDSWEADVLGARSVGWRGIHLCRQGPSPGADAIRCLTDLIEQ
- a CDS encoding methyltransferase domain-containing protein, whose amino-acid sequence is MFRFFLLSISILIALLIIGLVLYLLFPRKYKSPASVAQSYDNWTRDGILEFYWGEHIHLGHYGDPPRRKDFRQAKVDFVHEMVRWAGLDRLPPGTTVLDVGCGIGGSSRILARDYGFVVTGITLSPQQVRRAQELTPPDLPVQFLVADALALPFADESFDVVWCIEAGPHIPDKQRFANELMRVLKPGGILVVADWNQRDDRQKPLNFLERWVMRQLLDQWSHPAFASIEGFAEALTATGLVAGEVVTADWTRATLPSWLDSVWQGVARPEGILRFGLVGLVKSLREVPTFLLMRWAFGAGLCRFGMFKAVRAARPVGDRLTSQTNLSVEMSAS
- a CDS encoding efflux RND transporter periplasmic adaptor subunit translates to MAVRGWLEKQGREVTRWLGVGAAVVALAAMGFWFYGRRRPQMLDLDALTVPVTRRDLMVRIPASGRIEPRQRVNLSPKTPGQLVALYVQQGDRVAAGQVIARMDDAELQARRQQALANLAQAQARLAELKRGNRPEEIAQAQAQVQAAQARYELARQRRQRNEDLFRQGAIALDTLEAARAEESTALATLQEAQRRWELFQAGNRPEVIAQAQAQVAAAQAQLRTIEVQIADTLIRAPFAGIITQRYASVGSFVTPSSFASSTASATSSSIVALASDLEMVARVAETDISRIQPGQQVDITADAYPGESFRGQVALIAPEAIVEQNVTFFEVRVRLLTGQERLRAGMNVDAVFLGERLPQALTIPTVAVVTERGQTGVLVPDAQGQPRFQPVVLGVTLNEYTQVLQGLQPGDRVFVDLPRGTLPNRS